A genomic window from Haladaptatus caseinilyticus includes:
- a CDS encoding glucose 1-dehydrogenase — protein sequence MHAVALRRGADSPEVIEKPRPEPGPGEALVRTLRVGVDGTDHEILAGHHGEFPADDDHLVLGHEAVGVVEDPNGTAFEEGDVVVPTVRRPLPDGPTEYFERGEPDMAPPDETAERGISGDHGFMSEYFVSPAQNLVPIPEELAEWGFLIEPISISVKAIEHARASRSAFDWRPESALVLGNGSLGLLTVAMLDSDFDRIYCLGRRDRPDPTIDIIEALGATYIDSRVTPVSDIPDKDESMDFIYEATGYAKHAFESIGALAPNGVAALLGVPNSWSFEIDGGTLHRELVMNNKALVGSVNSNYRHFESAVETLAELPAWLLDDLVTGIYDVSNFESAFADDETTIKTAVKFHTQ from the coding sequence ATGCACGCAGTCGCACTTCGACGCGGGGCGGACAGCCCCGAGGTTATCGAGAAACCACGTCCGGAACCCGGCCCGGGCGAGGCGTTGGTACGGACACTCCGGGTCGGGGTAGACGGCACCGACCACGAAATCCTCGCCGGACACCACGGTGAATTCCCCGCGGACGACGACCACCTCGTACTCGGTCACGAAGCGGTCGGCGTCGTGGAAGACCCGAACGGAACCGCGTTCGAGGAAGGTGACGTGGTCGTTCCAACCGTCCGAAGACCACTCCCGGACGGCCCAACGGAGTACTTCGAGCGCGGCGAACCTGACATGGCTCCACCGGACGAAACGGCCGAACGCGGGATTTCGGGTGACCACGGATTCATGAGCGAGTATTTCGTCAGTCCTGCCCAGAACCTCGTTCCGATTCCGGAGGAATTGGCAGAGTGGGGGTTTTTGATCGAACCCATCAGTATCTCGGTGAAAGCGATCGAGCACGCTCGCGCCTCCCGATCCGCGTTCGACTGGCGACCTGAAAGCGCGCTCGTCCTCGGAAACGGCAGTCTCGGGCTACTCACCGTCGCCATGCTCGACTCAGACTTCGACCGAATCTACTGTCTTGGACGACGCGATAGGCCGGACCCGACTATCGATATCATCGAAGCGTTGGGTGCGACGTATATCGACTCACGCGTGACGCCCGTTTCCGACATTCCCGACAAAGACGAATCGATGGATTTCATCTACGAGGCGACTGGCTACGCCAAACACGCCTTCGAGTCGATCGGTGCGCTCGCCCCGAACGGAGTCGCTGCACTGCTCGGCGTGCCGAATTCGTGGTCCTTCGAGATCGACGGAGGGACACTTCACCGAGAGCTCGTGATGAACAACAAGGCGCTCGTCGGGAGCGTAAACTCCAACTACCGGCATTTCGAATCGGCGGTCGAAACGCTCGCCGAACTACCGGCGTGGTTGTTGGATGACCTCGTGACTGGCATCTACGATGTGTCGAATTTCGAGTCGGCGTTTGCGGACGACGAAACGACAATAAAGACGGCGGTTAAATTCCACACTCAATGA
- the gfcR gene encoding transcriptional regulator GfcR, whose protein sequence is MKNVDDLIESAAELAERGLSKGEIADELNVSRETASWLVERSGSTPTPEPKGGTQDIHVDWSAIGRDSARLSHIGAAMADLLSKHGEEVDLTIGIEKAGAPLATVVARELDTDLGTYAPRKHQWEEGDIEDSRGTFSRNFAQIRNRECYVVDDTITSGTTMTETIEAIQDRGGEPVACIVLADKQGIEELNGVPVYSLVQVIGVGSDE, encoded by the coding sequence ATGAAGAACGTAGACGACTTGATAGAGAGTGCGGCGGAACTCGCAGAGCGTGGCCTCTCGAAGGGCGAAATCGCGGATGAACTGAACGTGTCGCGCGAGACGGCCAGTTGGCTCGTCGAGCGCAGTGGGAGCACCCCAACCCCCGAACCGAAAGGTGGCACGCAGGATATCCACGTCGATTGGAGCGCCATCGGGCGCGACAGCGCCCGCCTTTCCCATATCGGTGCGGCGATGGCGGATCTCCTGTCGAAACACGGCGAAGAGGTCGACTTGACCATCGGTATCGAGAAAGCTGGTGCACCGCTCGCAACCGTGGTCGCGCGCGAACTCGACACCGATCTCGGAACGTACGCCCCCCGAAAGCACCAGTGGGAGGAAGGCGACATCGAGGATTCCAGAGGTACTTTCTCTCGCAACTTCGCGCAGATTCGCAACCGGGAATGCTACGTCGTGGACGACACCATCACCAGTGGAACGACGATGACCGAAACCATCGAAGCGATCCAGGATCGAGGTGGCGAACCGGTCGCCTGCATCGTACTCGCGGACAAACAAGGCATCGAGGAACTGAACGGCGTCCCGGTCTACTCGCTCGTGCAGGTCATTGGCGTTGGAAGCGACGAGTAA
- a CDS encoding glutaredoxin family protein, whose translation MTFTPGEQLSAEEVANRVDSTIEEEEVVLFMKGTRMMPQCGFSQRALELIGKHRGDEFETVDVLDNLDAYREELSEHSGWETIPQTYVGGEFIGGSDILAEMEERDELGDTLRTN comes from the coding sequence ATGACGTTTACACCCGGCGAGCAACTCTCCGCCGAGGAAGTTGCGAACCGCGTCGATTCGACGATCGAAGAGGAGGAGGTCGTACTGTTCATGAAGGGCACTCGAATGATGCCACAGTGCGGGTTCTCCCAACGAGCCCTCGAACTCATCGGAAAGCACCGGGGCGACGAGTTCGAGACGGTAGACGTGCTCGACAATCTGGACGCCTACCGGGAGGAGCTGTCGGAGCACAGCGGATGGGAAACGATTCCACAAACGTACGTCGGCGGCGAATTTATCGGCGGGAGCGACATCCTCGCGGAAATGGAAGAACGAGATGAACTCGGTGACACGCTTCGAACCAACTAA
- a CDS encoding DUF7110 family protein has protein sequence MSQVYRLHSTLELPLETVYDHFESDPILPDGIDSVDITRRNNTLIISAVSTDESISKYTPTAQLKASVSETRVFTEEEEARRNAPRWGADAEDEEEEEPTGELIEMAAFKGDRETVLQNTALQYPMFEVLCSLARQAEKGTLTAISEVDGDLEATRIVDGDDRPASIEVVEGPRNENSSSSGVNWRDNKFIS, from the coding sequence ATGAGCCAGGTATACCGACTACACTCGACGCTCGAACTGCCGCTTGAAACCGTCTACGACCACTTTGAAAGCGACCCGATACTACCGGATGGAATCGACAGCGTCGATATCACCCGCCGGAATAACACGCTTATCATCAGTGCTGTCTCGACGGACGAGAGCATTAGTAAATATACGCCAACGGCACAGCTGAAAGCCAGCGTTTCGGAGACGCGAGTCTTCACCGAAGAGGAGGAGGCGCGACGCAACGCCCCTCGATGGGGCGCGGACGCCGAGGACGAAGAGGAGGAGGAACCGACCGGCGAACTCATCGAGATGGCCGCATTCAAAGGCGACCGGGAGACGGTGCTACAGAACACCGCGCTTCAGTATCCGATGTTCGAGGTGCTGTGTTCCCTCGCCCGCCAAGCCGAAAAAGGCACACTCACCGCAATATCGGAGGTCGATGGTGATTTGGAAGCGACCCGTATCGTCGACGGTGACGACCGACCGGCCTCCATCGAAGTGGTGGAAGGACCACGGAACGAAAACTCCTCGTCTAGCGGCGTGAACTGGCGCGACAACAAGTTCATTTCCTAA
- a CDS encoding phosphoadenosine phosphosulfate reductase family protein has translation MATEFPDYLDVDYSDGEGEQPEDYPSIEHKVEKAIEVTKKGLEEYENPAVMWTGGKDSTLTLYFIKEVAERYDMEVPPAVFIDHYQHFQEIHDFVERWADEWDLDVIYARNEDVGAYVDEHGLEPGDDIDITQLSEHNQHHVRDLLEYEEDTFPFLLDTYVGNHLLKTVALNDALEEYDVDGVISGVRWDEQEARADETFFSPRHDPEIYPPHDRIQPILHFDEPAVWDAFWYFVVPDTVEAYPDDGYVPQGFDDLPEGVEQDDIPVSPKYFEGFRSLGSEVSTKKSDQEPAWLQDMENTTERAGRAQDKEDLMERLRDLGYM, from the coding sequence ATGGCAACCGAGTTCCCAGACTATCTCGATGTAGACTACAGCGATGGTGAAGGCGAACAGCCCGAGGATTATCCCTCGATCGAACACAAAGTCGAGAAAGCTATCGAAGTCACGAAGAAGGGTCTCGAAGAGTACGAAAACCCCGCCGTGATGTGGACGGGTGGAAAGGACTCCACGCTCACGCTCTACTTCATCAAGGAAGTGGCGGAGCGATACGACATGGAGGTTCCACCGGCGGTCTTCATCGACCACTATCAGCACTTTCAGGAGATCCACGACTTCGTCGAACGTTGGGCCGACGAGTGGGATTTGGACGTCATCTACGCCCGCAACGAGGACGTCGGTGCGTACGTCGATGAGCACGGTCTCGAACCGGGTGACGACATCGACATCACCCAGCTTTCCGAGCACAACCAGCACCACGTTCGTGACCTCCTCGAATACGAGGAGGACACCTTCCCGTTCCTGCTCGACACCTACGTCGGCAACCACCTCCTCAAGACCGTCGCGCTGAATGACGCGCTCGAAGAGTACGATGTGGACGGCGTCATCTCCGGCGTCCGATGGGACGAACAGGAAGCCCGCGCCGACGAGACGTTCTTCAGCCCGCGCCACGACCCCGAAATCTACCCACCCCACGACCGCATTCAGCCTATCCTCCACTTCGACGAACCGGCCGTTTGGGACGCGTTCTGGTACTTCGTCGTCCCGGACACCGTCGAGGCGTACCCCGACGATGGCTACGTCCCGCAGGGATTCGACGACCTGCCGGAGGGTGTGGAACAAGACGACATCCCAGTCTCGCCGAAATACTTCGAAGGCTTCCGCTCGCTCGGCAGCGAAGTCAGCACGAAAAAGAGCGATCAGGAGCCTGCGTGGTTGCAGGACATGGAGAACACGACCGAGCGTGCAGGCCGCGCCCAGGACAAAGAAGACCTGATGGAGCGTCTGCGCGATCTCGGCTACATGTAG
- a CDS encoding polysaccharide deacetylase family protein yields MRQSALGSRRGFLRTAGISGLTLTSSAVVSLATASAMVQNSGSGKLVFIYDDGTTADYAETYPVHQEAGVPGCFAVVSGLIGTEGRLTKNQLLDINAAGHEIISHTIKHRALGSLEVTKDVEKGDVKVYGRSNRFGELPGDDVRIFDSEKHETVTVTGNGADETGEYITLESPVTKAFSAEHARIRYSDEILKSAIGGSKAQLEGYGVHVSNFVLPYGVNSDRGQALIPKHYSAVANAVRGDGLNPIRGLDPYNLHRRYFRPDRLSKPELETHLDTVANSDVLAIFVGHSAYESFSAERVRTAIRLAKERNIEIVTLRRALVDLGYAKPMTTTTQR; encoded by the coding sequence GTGAGACAGTCTGCATTGGGTTCCCGCCGTGGATTTCTCCGAACTGCCGGAATCAGTGGTCTCACTCTCACCTCGTCGGCAGTCGTTTCGCTCGCCACTGCATCAGCGATGGTACAGAATTCGGGGTCGGGAAAGCTCGTATTCATTTACGACGACGGAACGACGGCGGATTACGCCGAAACGTACCCCGTCCATCAGGAAGCGGGCGTCCCCGGATGTTTCGCGGTCGTTTCGGGACTGATCGGAACCGAAGGACGACTCACGAAAAACCAACTACTCGACATCAACGCCGCCGGGCACGAAATCATCTCTCACACGATCAAACACAGGGCGTTGGGAAGTCTCGAAGTCACGAAAGATGTCGAGAAAGGCGACGTGAAAGTCTACGGACGTTCGAACCGTTTCGGCGAACTCCCGGGCGACGACGTTCGGATCTTCGATTCCGAAAAGCACGAAACCGTGACCGTTACTGGGAACGGCGCTGACGAAACTGGGGAATACATCACGCTCGAAAGTCCAGTGACGAAGGCGTTCAGCGCAGAGCACGCACGGATTCGCTATTCGGACGAGATATTGAAATCCGCGATCGGCGGCTCGAAAGCGCAGTTGGAAGGGTACGGCGTGCACGTCTCGAATTTTGTCCTTCCCTACGGTGTCAACAGCGACCGCGGGCAAGCGTTGATTCCGAAACACTACTCCGCCGTCGCAAATGCAGTGCGAGGTGATGGTCTGAATCCGATTCGAGGGCTCGACCCGTACAACCTCCATCGGCGCTATTTCAGACCGGACCGGCTGTCGAAACCCGAACTGGAAACGCATCTCGATACGGTGGCAAATAGCGACGTGCTCGCTATTTTCGTCGGTCACAGCGCCTACGAAAGTTTCAGTGCGGAGCGTGTTCGAACGGCAATCCGACTGGCAAAGGAGCGAAACATCGAAATCGTCACGCTTCGGAGAGCACTCGTCGATTTGGGATACGCAAAACCGATGACGACCACGACGCAGCGGTAG
- a CDS encoding class I SAM-dependent methyltransferase, with product MADDDLQAKIDPANYYDDLGEGEWERLQESFKNSLEFENTTDYLSQYLPESGHVLDAGGAAGRYSIWLAERGYDVTLLDLSAEQVAIAKSRVAERDLESQVTIQQGDIRDLPFSETRFDATLCLGGPLSHIISDDERSEAIRELNRVMQSSAPVFVSVMGFVSVVQNLIKSAAHFEAGVRQLPEFIETATYSAELAKKYEDDDPAFVECHFFRAAELRNLLEKHEFAVEVVAGLEGPASNFEAPLEEIDADAQKNVTEVVRKLREDPTVADLSNHILAVGRVG from the coding sequence ATGGCAGATGATGACCTGCAGGCCAAAATCGACCCGGCGAACTACTACGACGACCTCGGCGAGGGCGAGTGGGAACGTCTCCAAGAGTCGTTCAAGAACTCGCTGGAGTTCGAGAACACGACCGATTATTTGAGTCAGTATCTTCCCGAATCGGGGCACGTGCTCGACGCTGGCGGGGCCGCCGGGAGGTACTCGATTTGGTTGGCGGAGCGAGGCTACGACGTGACCCTGCTTGACCTTTCGGCGGAGCAGGTCGCCATCGCCAAATCACGGGTTGCTGAACGTGACCTCGAATCGCAGGTTACCATTCAACAGGGTGACATTCGCGACCTGCCGTTTTCCGAAACCCGATTCGATGCGACCCTGTGTCTCGGCGGACCGCTCTCACACATCATCTCGGACGACGAGCGGAGCGAGGCAATCCGCGAACTGAATCGTGTGATGCAGTCGAGTGCTCCCGTTTTCGTCTCCGTGATGGGCTTCGTTTCCGTCGTCCAGAACCTCATCAAGAGCGCGGCCCATTTCGAGGCGGGTGTTCGCCAACTCCCCGAGTTCATCGAGACGGCTACGTATTCGGCCGAACTCGCGAAAAAGTACGAGGACGACGACCCTGCCTTCGTTGAGTGTCACTTCTTCCGCGCGGCGGAACTCCGCAACCTGCTGGAAAAACACGAGTTCGCCGTCGAAGTCGTCGCCGGACTCGAAGGTCCGGCCTCGAACTTCGAAGCTCCGCTGGAAGAGATCGACGCTGACGCGCAAAAGAACGTCACAGAAGTCGTTCGAAAACTGCGCGAAGACCCGACCGTCGCCGACCTGTCGAATCACATCCTCGCGGTCGGACGTGTCGGGTAA
- a CDS encoding DUF7333 family protein: MEFNLPVTAAALLAIVAVGTAGLIGMGVMATSTVLMMVAPSMLVFGLIALLLGVKHGEYRATR, encoded by the coding sequence ATGGAGTTCAATTTACCCGTGACCGCCGCGGCACTGCTGGCAATCGTCGCCGTCGGTACGGCGGGACTCATCGGAATGGGAGTTATGGCGACGAGTACGGTGCTGATGATGGTCGCACCCTCGATGCTCGTGTTCGGCCTGATCGCACTCCTCCTCGGTGTCAAACACGGCGAGTACCGGGCGACGCGATAG